TTTTCTATCTATAAGTTACTttgagaattcaccagtaacaataCAACGTGATATTGCTATTAGTTAAATGCAAcgtttgaaaattaaaaatggaaaaaatcaCATCTTTGCTTGCAGACATAATAGTTTTGATAAATTACCTTACTTAGGCCACTTAGCAAGCTTTgtggcctaaacacggtactcgactgaaaagctctccattatatcacaattgtataaaatactattactgtTCATCAATTAATATTAGATATATATTTCAGGTGGAAGTAGATGACACGGTAGAGCATTGTGAACCGGAGACATTTGTGAATGACCTAGACTTTAAGAAAACTGAGGATCTCAACAAGACTGAGGATTTAAAGAAGgtatattttagaataaaatacgaaatttagAATTTCATGAGATAGCATAAAAATATAagacattttaattaaattgggCATGTAAGTATACTTTTTGAGCCgctacttcactacatagtataaaacaaagtcgcttcccgctgtctgtctctctgtatgtatgcttagatctttaaaactacgcaacggattttgatgcagttttttttaatagatagattgaTACGAAgaatttggtgcaaccgaccctaagtatatataattagcagcagaagttgctaagcgggcgaggtgctcaaaatgatcttgacgcgactataTTGTAAGtggataagagcgtgtcaagataattttgaacacctcgcccgcttagcaacttctgctgctgactgtactctatCAGTTGTATTCATATTGCATTTTTTTGCAGCCAACCAAGAAAAAGAAGTTAAAAGGaaacaaaaagaagaaaaagaaactgGAGGAGCCATTGTCAGAAGGATTTAGCGACAGAGATTGTGATTACAAAATTGACATTGTTGCCAATTTTGACAATGTAGCTAACAatgttgacaattttgacaatgTAGCTAACAATGTTAATAATTTCGACAATCGGGGTGAAGACGTTGATCAGTTTGACAATGGTGACAATTTTGACAATGTTGACAAAGTTGACAAACGTAGTGAAAATGTGATAGAAGCTAAATGTATGTGTTCTCAGTGTGGTCTGACCTTTGGTACCAGAAGAGAGATGGACTTACATGTTAAAAAGGAACATTTAAAGGTAAGTTCACACAtgcttaagagtcacacgaaataagccgccgccatacaatcgtacgctctcattttaaaacattctgaaataacacgAACATTGGTACGTTTTTGCCATTCACAAGCTCGAaagcaaggctcggaaccggttaaTAAAATACCGGTTTATTTCGGTTTTCATCTGAACTTTCATAAGAACGCGAACGTTTCAAGAACTTTAATGTAACCTAAATAAACCGGTTATTCGACGTACGACGAGACCGAACGAAACCATAGGAAGAAACCGGTTTTTATTGTTCTGAACCGGTTATGTCAAAAACTTTATGGAAATGTTCTCCTAAAACCGGTTTAAAACTAACtacagtgcgtgttcagatatttttgagcacttcggccgctccgatatatgtaaATTAATGGCGACTACCCGAAATTGGATTAATGAAGGATTTATTTTGCCGGTATCTTATTGTTACAAGGAGGGTGTGCCCGGGAAAGTTAGGACCCGGAGTAAAGAGGTGTTGGCAGAAAAACCTACGTGCGCGGAATGCGGAAAGGTGTTCAGCTCTAGGAAGACCTACAGATACCATCTGAAGTAAGTACATAGACTGACCACGCTAGCTTTGCACTAACTTGGCAGTACGAATGCATACGGTTATAGTTCgttatttttagcattagagAAAAGGCAAgtaatcttgacatgtctttttattgaaaaatgctttaaaaaatcagtaactattacttaagcaaaatattgtaaatgatCGTATATGTTTGTGAGGTGTCACACCGCTTTATGTTTCAGTGTGTTACACAAAGGACAGAACCGTTACCCGTGTCCGCGCTGCGGAAAGGTGTATCAATGGAAGTCCAATCTCGGCCGCCATCTTAGAACACATAAGGTGAGTGCACAACTAAgggccactaacccggggttaaccgttaacccagtgtctaaTTAtactggtaactccaggtttaaccggttaaccccgtgtTAGtgattggtgcaagtggccctaaatgATCAGTTCCAGTGTGctatatacatttatttctggttgaaaataaaatatttttttgtacaaaatagCGCAAACTCAGAAGAAGATCGtcaagtgtacagaatattttctTACTTATGTTGCCGAGTGttccgttttttattttaattttaattgggtAGCCGATTCCTTGTTCTGTGTTTTGTTCTAATATTgtattctaaataaaaaaatattgattacttattgTTTGACGACCTGTCGGGCCTACTGGGTAGTaatcctgcctgtgaagccgatggtcccgggttcaaatcctgttAAGGGATTTTTTTCGTGTGACGAGCACgcggatatttgttcccgagtcatgggtgttttctatttatttatttatatattatatatatcggtgtaagtacccacaacacaagctttattgagcttaccgtgggacatcgtcaatttgtgtaatataatgtcctataattttgtttctttccctttaataaataaaaaaaaatatttatttatatatatgcatAATTTGACCATTTACCTATGTGGTAAAAACAACTACATTATAAAACACCTTCATAAATGTCGTGTCAGGCTCGGGACGACGGCGAACTGTACTGCGCGCTGTGCGACAAGCGGTTCGCGTCCGTCGCGACGTACCGACAACATCTGCGCGTGTCGCGGCGACACGTCTCCGAGAGCGAGTTTAGGTGAACAAATGTTTCTTGTCAAAAACTTCATTTTCAGAGTTcagggctattcataaattacctaCGTCATTTAGCattagcatgacgtaggaggaaacggggtcattcgaagcatgattttaggggggtcaaaaatcgtcaaaaatagatgaagtaatttatgaacagccccttccGTACGCAAGGggtgaaaacgggaccctattactaagacgtcgctgtcggtctgtctgtcaccaggctgtatctcgtgaaccgtcatagctagacagttgaaattttcacagacgatgtatttctgttgccgctatgacaacaaatactaaaaacagaacaaaatagATACTTAAGtgcggctcccatacaacaaacgtgatttttttgccgtgtTTTGCGTAATggcacggaacccttcgtgcgcgagtccgactcgcacttagccggttttttcatACAATCTTCTGTCACTgactacttttctttcaacaggcaactagtactcatctaaataattttaacaaccccaaacacaatagggggtattactgcaatcttctgccgccagagtgcagcactagcgcctttagtaaaccatagagtaacttatacatactgtgccttaaactgttttttgacaagttttcacagacaatcaaatatgacattgatacatcaaggcggtttgtttacaaagggcctaccgggaaacgcgaaatcgaaactcagctatctgcctctttatcactcgaatatgtaagagtgatagacagGATAGATAACGAAATGTCGACTTTCTCGTTTGCGATAgacccttagggctcatttagaagaagcgagaactcgcatgcgagtttcattagatTGCGtattttgatcggtcggttgaattggacgtaaccaacagtccgcaatgtaactaaaatcgcatgcgagttcgcgcgccgtctaaatcagcccttatattgtgacggattgtggaagtggcgccccctacgcagagtttcacgtaatattccctattactgTATGTTTTCAGTTTCGTATGCAACGATTGCGGTAAGAAGTTCGTGAACAAGACCCGGTTAAGGGACCACGTGGACTGGGAGCATCTCAAGAAGATTAAGTTCCGATGCCAGCTGTGTAATaaggtatgtacagtcacctgcaataatatgatacacaacgaaggccgcaaaaatatctgacacgtacttatttgtagagcgataaaaattaaattaaatatttatttttttcggaCCCAGAAGTACATATACATtaacttaaaatatatattactgtGGGATTATGATAGGCCTCGtaattaaaaaccaaaatatcactttatttgttttatttaactacGCAAAACTAATTTTATGGAATATTAAACACCTTAACGCACGTTCGCTCTCTCACCATTCAAATCGTTCTCCCCGTCCCTTTCGCACCTCTTGTCATCCTTCTCTCTCCCTTACGTTCCGTTTCACGCTATCCCCTTACGTTCCATTCCTACATTCTCGGCTGTCCTGCACATCATTATCTGCCCTCAGATATACTTCACACGTTCATTCATCTGCACATCATTCATTCAACATTGTAAAGGTAAGTACACGGTAAGTATCTTAACTCTATCTTACATCAGTATAGTGCCATGCTCTGAAATAAAAAGTTACTATTAATTTAAGCACATCTGCTGCATACTACACATCTAAGAAAATTGAGCATCTTAATATGGCACATTAACAATTTACCGAAATCTAGAAAACACTGCTAATATTTTTAACTCTCATGGTACGTTTTAAATATATTGAAAACAGCTGGCAGCATAAGTAACATAGGaacattttacaactttttaacattttagctgcctttaaaatttaaccaaccataacataacaaaatatgCATCTTAGCTTAAAATTTTAGGAACCAGGAATTTCCTACACGAGATCAAGTTTATATGCAGAAGGTCCGTCTTTTATACTAATTATAACATTTGCCAATCGGGAAATAAGAGGAAAAGGGCTAGACTACTACCTTATCACTCGCAGTCCTCCTCAGGCCATCTTTTCATGAAGTCCGCAGACGTGGCTGTCTTGTTGGGACCCTCGGTGCCGCTGTACAACTTCTCCACGTCATATCGGTCGTTGCGCTTCACCTTGGTTACCTTATAGGGTCCGAGGAACTTTGGCTTGAGCTTAAGCCCTGGCCCAAACTGCGTCCTCTTAATTGCGACGAGATCGCCTACCTCGTACTTGGAGCTCTCTTTCCTCTTCTTATTGaaacttttcttattttcttcTTGAATCTTCTGTATCTGTTCTTTAGCTTTCTGTTTTAGACTTTCTCTTTCTTCATCAAACTGGGATATGGTTTCCTGTTGTAAAAGGTTCAATATCTCTACATCCTCCTTGCACTTCATCTTAGTGCCGGTCAACAGCTGGAAAGGCGAGGTATCTATACTTCTTTGATAAGTACTGTTTATAGCTCTCTGTACTCGCCCGACATGCTTGTACCAAGTAGACTGGTCTTCTATGCATAGCTTCGTTAGCATGGGGATCATAATACGGTGAATGCGTTCCGCCTGACCATTCGCCCTTGCTATTCCAGTGGTAATCGTCACATGCTGGATTCCTTCATCTTCGCAGTACTTCTGAAAAGCTCCGCTAGTGAATGCTGTACCTCTATCTGTGATGATACGTGTGGGGTTACCAAACGTCTGCTGCTGTAGCTGCAACTTACTAATTACTTCTGCGCTGGATGTTGACTTCGTCGGGTAGAGCCACACGAACTTCGTGAATGCATCCACTACTGTAAGTATATGTTTGTAGAGCTTCTTCGTTTCCGTCAATGGTCCTATGTGGTCCAGGTGCAGTGTATGCAGTGGAGTACCTTCTTTAGCAATAGGATTTAGAAATCCTTCCTGCTTTCCTTCCTTTCTTGTTGCTAATAAGCATGGTATGCAGCCTGTCACTACCTCTTCTATTTTTCTATCCATGTTTCTTATGTAGTAATCTTTGCTTATAGCTTCCTTCATCTTTCTCATAGCAAAATGACCGTTACTATGCACCTTCTTGATAACTTCTTTCTCCATTACCTTAGGCACCACCAGTTGCCGTTGGTCTCCTTTGTATAGTATGTCATTTTCCACATAATAGTCATTGTAATGCCCATCTTTCAAAATCAGCTGTTTAATGGCATTGAGCTCTTCATCTCTTTCTTGAGCTTGACCAATCTTCTCATGTAGGCTTACTACTGTGGCCACATATGGACTCCTGCTAAGCGCATCTGCGTGCGGCATCTTGGCACCAGCTCGATGCTCTATCTCATAGTCATACTGGTCCAGTAGTAACACCCATCTTGCCACTTTCGGTGTCAACTCCTTCTTTTTCAAAGTAAGCTCAAAAGCTTGACAATCTGTCACAATCTTAAAATGTATACCGAACAGATAGTGGTGGAACTTCCTCACACTCTCCACTATAGCTAGAGCTTCGAGCTCATAGCTCGAATATCGGCTCTCAGCTTCACTTGTACGTCTACTTCTATAGTATACAGGGTGCAGTTCTCCATCTTCACTGGTCTGCAGAAGTATACCTGCCAGAGCCTGGCTTGACGCATCAGTGTGAAGTTCGGTATGAAGCTTCGGGTTGAAAATCTTGAGCACTGGCTCACTCATTAACTTCTGTTTCAAAATATTGAATGCTCCTTGCTGCTCAGGACCAAAGGTAAACTTTGCAtcttttttcatcaaatccgtTAAGGGTCTTGCTATCTGCGCAAAGTCCCTTATATACTTTCTGAAATATGAGGTTAATCCAATGAAGCTTTGGATCTGTTTAACATTCACAGGCTCAGGGTATCGCGCTACTGCTTCTACCTTCTCTGGACTTGGCTGTACTTGACCTTCTTTAACCAGATGGCCTAGGTACTCAATCTCTCGGCATATCAGCTTGGCCTTCTTCCAGTTAATTTCAAGTCCATACTCCGCAGCAACTGCCAACACCCGTCGCAGCCTCAGCAACGCCTCTTGCTCCGTCTGGGCTGGAATTATAATGTCATCTATGAATACCATCATAACACCTTCTTGCATCAACTCTTTAAATATAGTGGTAATGAACCTCATGAAATACTTCGGACTGACTGATAACCCGAAAGGGGCTCTCAGGAACTCCCATTGGCCGTGATGGGCCACAAATGAAGTATAGGGCACAGACTCCTTACTAATCCTTAAATGGAAAAATCCATTTTTAAGGTCTAACACACTGAACAACTTAGCATCTCTCAACTTGTCAATTAAATCCTCTATCAGTGGCAGGGGAAATTCGTCTTTAACCATCTTACTATTCAACAATCTATAATCAACACAAACTCTGGTTGAACCATCTTTTTTCTTGACAAGGACTAGCGGGCTACTATATTCGGAATAACTCACCTGTATAATTCCTTTTTGCATCCACTCATTAACCTGTTCCTCCACAATGTTCTGCTCCACGATGGAAAGCCTTCTGGGACGCTGCGCCACTGGGACATCATCTTTGAGAATGATCTTCAGTTCGATCGGCGCCTCTCTGGTCTGCACGGGGTTGTATTCGGCGACCAGACGCTCGACCTCTTCCCTTACCATACCATCGCGTACGTGATCTGAAACAGTGAATACCTCACACACACAATCCAGACGCGCCAGCCATCCCTCATCCTCAAGTGGCAAGAACTTTACGGAACCTTTGCACATAACCATGGTCACAGTGTCAAGAAATTCCCGACCTACAATACATTTATACGGCATACAATCATTAGGtacaacatgaaatattgtgtcATCATAGCACGTCTCGTCGATGATCATATTAGCGTAGAACTTGCCGTAAGGAAATATATCCTTCATACCGAGTCCGGTAAACACAGAGTCATCATCACACATTTTCACCTTAAGTTCGTCGAACGAGTCCTTATTTATCAAATTGAATCCACTGCCAGAGTCTACTAACGCCTGTATTTCCACTCCGCACAAATTAATTGACTTCATCGGCTTTTTCTTATTAGTTTTCGtcttcgtttcgtcaactttagTCGCAATGTTTACATCATGCCGGTAACTGTCAACGCTGTCATCCGCCATGTTGACGTCTGCCTCCTCATTGGCCAGTATTCCAAACATGGCCGACTGCCGACGAATATCCACCGCTGCAGGCTGCTTTACCGACGGAGATGCTTGCTATCTCGCTTTCTCACCCGCGCCGCTTATGCGAGACTGCTTTACCGACGGATCCGCACCTCcagccgcgccggcgccgccgccgccgccgcgttcCTTGGATTTCGATGGACATTCTCTGCTTATATGACCAAAATCGTTGCAAAAATAGCATTTCACCCCTCTAGTACATGTTACCGCCAGATGATCTTCACCACATTTGTAGCACCTTTTTCGACTTGATGATGACGATGAACTATTATACTTCGTGTCTTTTTCTATCTTATTAGGTTTAGCTTCTTTGTCTTCTTTCTTCGTTTTAGTCTTCATTTTTTCATATAAAAGCAACTTCTCCTTGAGTACGGGATAAGTAGTAG
Above is a window of Cydia amplana chromosome 26, ilCydAmpl1.1, whole genome shotgun sequence DNA encoding:
- the LOC134660215 gene encoding zinc finger protein 3 homolog, which codes for MDDLCTTCLCSGRTLYFLEETEYYHMYLQILNEIQPEMRVRICWECRAVLRRFQQFRGQARRCHLLLTEQGTPKYALCQPPRLSIHNVTTTSYPLDVKAEPTDTINVEIIDNIKVEVDDTVEHCEPETFVNDLDFKKTEDLNKTEDLKKPTKKKKLKGNKKKKKKLEEPLSEGFSDRDCDYKIDIVANFDNVANNVDNFDNVANNFDNGDNFDNVDKVDKRSENVIEAKCMCSQCGLTFGTRREMDLHVKKEHLKEGVPGKVRTRSKEVLAEKPTCAECGKVFSSRKTYRYHLNVLHKGQNRYPCPRCGKVYQWKSNLGRHLRTHKARDDGELYCALCDKRFASVATYRQHLRVSRRHVSESEFSFVCNDCGKKFVNKTRLRDHVDWEHLKKIKFRCQLCNKPFKCHTSLYVHLQNVHRNKEKKDNLCHVCGKSYQNAAKLKYHIVAMHTRETPYQCGQCGAAFGWYSSLYRHIREVHYKMKVQPKKSKKGKKIEDMDVMPPLPGPA